In Anaerolineales bacterium, one DNA window encodes the following:
- a CDS encoding ABC transporter ATP-binding protein, which translates to MEVAKLTDVTRIYKIGEVETRALNGVSMSIKDGEFTSLVGPSGSGKTTLLQLIGCLDQPTSGSVIINGMETTNLNRNQRADLRKGTIGFVFQFFALIPTLTAYENVEMPLLLNGKAPAERRQRVMELLDAVDMNDREHHRPDQLSGGQQQRVAVARALATNPKMILADEPTANLDTENGEQVMEIMKKLNKETGTTFVFATHDPRVIKYATRVVTLQDGLITKDGKATKK; encoded by the coding sequence ATGGAAGTCGCAAAATTAACCGATGTCACCCGTATTTACAAAATCGGTGAAGTGGAAACCCGCGCCTTAAATGGCGTCAGCATGAGCATCAAGGATGGGGAATTCACATCCCTGGTTGGCCCTTCCGGTTCCGGCAAGACCACTCTCCTGCAACTTATTGGGTGTCTTGATCAGCCGACCTCCGGCAGTGTGATCATCAACGGGATGGAAACCACCAACCTGAACCGCAACCAGCGCGCGGATCTTCGCAAAGGGACGATTGGGTTTGTGTTCCAATTCTTCGCCCTCATCCCAACGCTGACCGCTTACGAAAACGTCGAAATGCCGCTGCTCTTGAACGGCAAGGCTCCCGCCGAACGCAGACAGCGTGTGATGGAATTGCTGGATGCCGTCGATATGAACGACCGCGAACATCACCGCCCCGACCAGTTAAGTGGCGGACAACAACAACGCGTCGCGGTTGCCCGGGCGCTTGCTACAAATCCCAAAATGATTCTCGCTGACGAACCCACCGCCAATCTTGATACCGAAAACGGCGAGCAGGTCATGGAGATCATGAAGAAACTCAATAAAGAGACCGGCACCACATTTGTCTTTGCCACGCATGATCCCCGCGTGATCAAATATGCAACACGCGTGGTCACCCTGCAGGATGGTCTGATCACAAAAGACGGCAAGGCAACCAAAAAATAA
- a CDS encoding ABC transporter permease, giving the protein MMNYLKMAYRNLGRHRRRSVLSALALGLGTALLMFIAAFFEGEMRGSMETTLRLNTGHLQVTNASYDPDKLSVAWEYLIENPSQSAAKIEALEQVKAATPRLVTSGIVSVRDESAGVQIMGIDPASPANDPYRTLVAGEFLAAEDRSGILIGLPLAESLGLQVGDSLQLLVNTSDGIVDEQPFTIRGIFTTGTSAYDKGIVFLPLAKAQVFSGAMERASYIFVMLNDREQADAVAAAIQGQNYRIRTWTEMNQLLVLVNDFSNAYLTVINLIVLGVTATVIVNTLLMSVFERTREIGILSAIGMKGSQIITLFLVEATLLGTAGITFGSLVGWAVSAYLAKVGVFFGDLGISGEMLLEDRIYPILTLESAINLIVTAFIITVLASLYPARMASRMEPVEALHSAQ; this is encoded by the coding sequence ATGATGAATTATCTCAAAATGGCATATCGCAACCTGGGCAGGCATCGCCGCCGCTCTGTTCTATCCGCATTGGCGCTCGGCTTGGGCACAGCCCTGTTGATGTTCATTGCCGCGTTCTTCGAAGGCGAGATGCGCGGCTCCATGGAGACCACCCTGCGCTTAAATACGGGGCATCTGCAGGTCACGAATGCATCCTATGACCCCGATAAGCTCAGCGTTGCATGGGAGTATCTGATCGAGAACCCGAGTCAATCCGCGGCGAAGATCGAAGCGTTGGAACAGGTCAAAGCCGCAACGCCGCGGCTGGTCACAAGCGGGATCGTCTCGGTACGGGACGAATCGGCCGGAGTCCAGATCATGGGCATTGACCCGGCCTCCCCGGCGAATGACCCATATCGAACCCTGGTAGCGGGTGAATTCCTGGCTGCAGAGGATCGATCCGGCATTCTCATCGGCTTGCCGCTGGCGGAGAGTCTTGGGCTGCAGGTCGGCGACTCACTGCAACTGCTGGTCAACACATCCGATGGGATTGTGGATGAACAGCCGTTCACCATACGCGGAATTTTTACCACAGGCACGTCGGCGTATGACAAGGGCATCGTGTTCCTGCCGCTTGCCAAGGCGCAGGTATTCTCGGGCGCCATGGAACGTGCCAGTTACATCTTCGTCATGCTCAATGATCGTGAACAGGCGGATGCTGTTGCCGCAGCCATTCAGGGACAGAACTATCGCATCCGCACATGGACGGAGATGAATCAGCTGCTTGTGCTGGTCAACGATTTTTCGAACGCCTATCTCACGGTCATCAACTTGATCGTGCTGGGCGTGACCGCCACCGTAATCGTCAATACATTGCTCATGTCTGTGTTTGAACGCACACGCGAGATCGGCATCCTTTCCGCCATCGGCATGAAGGGCAGTCAGATCATCACCCTGTTCCTTGTCGAAGCCACGTTATTGGGCACAGCAGGAATTACGTTCGGGTCGCTGGTGGGTTGGGCGGTTTCGGCGTATCTTGCCAAAGTCGGCGTGTTCTTTGGCGATCTCGGCATTAGTGGAGAAATGCTTTTGGAAGACCGCATCTATCCCATTCTGACGCTTGAATCTGCCATCAACCTGATCGTCACGGCATTCATTATTACCGTACTTGCTTCGCTCTACCCCGCGCGGATGGCTTCCCGCATGGAGCCGGTCGAAGCCCTGCACAGCGCACAATAA
- a CDS encoding alpha/beta hydrolase codes for MSNEQTGFAQRSLEKIHFDHKDMDYYLSWMMGREIYDGSDRTELLETAKRIPNADVQAWYTEWSALARRLEAQAEEALQKGDKDSARKLFLRACTYHRGPLFIMGRKHPDFYKHWQNMQACFRKAAQLSNPIIEPVEVPFNGQTLSGYFWGVDNSKTARPTLVVVGGVETWAEDCYFMIGTSAAARGYNVITADLAGQGMNPDKGLHFGARMEITAKALVDYTLTRPEVDPNLLALFGFSWGGHIAFKAARFDPRLKAMIANPPMPDVFRAALAQQKGHDRSDPVSRTAFDQIVWRFGLKISFNPKDIAARFGKIWDYLTNGKVDVKQIKIPALLIAGEGEAEITLKITRECFEQLPNPKKKMVIFTKEQGGEAHCQVNNLALPNATMFDWLDEVLK; via the coding sequence ATGAGCAACGAACAAACTGGTTTCGCCCAGCGCAGTCTGGAAAAAATACACTTTGACCACAAGGATATGGACTACTACCTGTCCTGGATGATGGGACGTGAAATTTATGATGGCAGTGACCGCACGGAATTATTGGAAACCGCCAAACGAATTCCCAATGCCGACGTGCAAGCCTGGTACACCGAATGGTCTGCACTGGCGCGGCGCCTCGAAGCGCAGGCGGAAGAGGCGCTTCAAAAAGGAGATAAAGATTCCGCCCGCAAGTTGTTCCTGCGCGCCTGCACGTATCACCGCGGTCCGCTTTTCATTATGGGGCGGAAACATCCCGATTTCTATAAGCATTGGCAGAACATGCAAGCCTGCTTCCGCAAAGCTGCGCAGCTTTCCAATCCCATCATCGAACCTGTCGAGGTCCCGTTCAACGGGCAGACGTTGTCGGGATACTTTTGGGGCGTGGATAACAGCAAAACAGCAAGGCCAACTCTGGTCGTGGTCGGAGGCGTGGAGACATGGGCGGAGGACTGCTACTTCATGATCGGCACGTCTGCGGCGGCGCGCGGTTATAACGTCATCACCGCTGATCTAGCGGGGCAGGGAATGAATCCAGATAAAGGATTGCATTTCGGCGCGCGGATGGAAATCACTGCCAAAGCGTTGGTGGATTATACGCTGACGCGTCCTGAAGTGGACCCGAACCTGCTTGCGCTCTTCGGCTTTAGCTGGGGCGGACATATCGCCTTCAAAGCCGCGCGCTTCGACCCGCGCCTCAAGGCGATGATCGCCAACCCGCCCATGCCGGATGTCTTCCGCGCAGCACTGGCACAGCAAAAGGGACACGACCGCAGTGACCCTGTCAGCCGCACGGCGTTCGACCAGATCGTATGGCGCTTTGGTTTGAAGATCAGCTTCAACCCGAAGGATATCGCGGCGCGCTTCGGGAAAATCTGGGATTACCTGACCAACGGGAAGGTGGATGTTAAGCAGATTAAAATCCCAGCCTTGTTAATTGCTGGCGAAGGCGAAGCGGAGATCACGCTCAAGATCACGCGTGAATGCTTTGAGCAGTTACCCAACCCGAAGAAGAAGATGGTCATCTTCACCAAGGAACAGGGCGGGGAGGCGCATTGTCAGGTCAATAATTTGGCATTGCCGAACGCGACCATGTTCGATTGGCTGGATGAAGTGCTGAAATAG
- a CDS encoding ExeM/NucH family extracellular endonuclease, translating to MPKFPNKLSASIIILTMILALMPLQFASAATPTELFFSEYIEGSSNNKALEIYNGTGAAINLLAGGYNIQVYFNGSSAAGLTINLTGTVANSDVYVIAQSAATPTILAQADQTNGSGWFNGDDAVVLRKGTTVIDVIGQIGFDPGTEWGSGLISTADNTLRRKTEVCAGDPDGSNAFDPAAEWDGFATDAVDGLGSHIANCDDPQPTVINEVLASTTGTDVEYVELYGEPGASLAGLSLIYIESNNGTSLGNIDFRYDFALTDTIGVNSFFLIGTTSSLQSVYGVTPNINIATNSLENSSATVALVDTASLSGISVNGSEIVLDSVGITDATASTFFFGAPVVGPDGSFFPAGIRRLTDGVDTDTAADWVISDFNLGSANTPTAGASADLAPTVTETNPAAGTTNVPVGSNVSVTFSESVDVAAGAIGVECPAGTQVASNSATNDVTNVIIDPSSDLPSNTTCVIVINANGVTDNDGTPNSLTGTTSFSFTTGAGIAITPIHIIQGSGSTAAAGTFTVEAIVVGDYQTQGSGQMRGFFIQEEDADTDADPATSEGIFVFCSNCPTPVSVGDKVRVTGASSEFFGMSQLTASTAASVNVISPGNPLPTPASVQLPVPGVPSDDITLATAAINAYFEAFEGMLVTFPDVLSVSEYFELARYGQVILTEGGRPHTFTAVNMPSVLGLINHEIDLASRTIILDDTDNRQNRPVDVPNTAYYHPVPGLSISNYFRGGDTITDLTGVLHWSFAGQTGTDAWRIRPVTEAYNYAFTPVNLRPDVPNVDGNLKVASFNVLNYFLTIDTSDICAPTQNQDCRGADSTQELERQRTKLLAALSALDADVVGLMEMENTPGVEPLADIVAGLPGYAYIDTGVVGTDAIRVGIIYKTSTVQPFGPYAILDSSVDPNFIDTRNRPALAQTFEETATGARFTVVVNHLKSKGSGCGAGDDDTTTGQGNCNGTRTLAAQALADWLATDPTGSGDPDVLIIGDLNSYAREDPIVALQNAGYTDLVAAFGGPSAYGYVFDGQLGYLDHALANSNLSSQIIGLAEWHINADEIPLFDYNDDERTANEATFEEESDRLPLYEPNAVRTSDHDPVVVGLCLAPMATVSATPSVLWPANHKYVDVNATVLASGNTTSITLLSVTSNEPDDGDDDGNTVDDIVIVEDFNFKLRAERSGLGTGRIYTITYLVTNTCGTTTTATTTVTVPLNQGN from the coding sequence ATGCCAAAGTTTCCAAATAAGTTGTCCGCCAGTATCATTATCTTGACGATGATCTTAGCTCTGATGCCATTGCAGTTCGCAAGCGCTGCTACGCCAACAGAGCTATTTTTTTCTGAGTATATCGAGGGCTCCAGCAATAACAAGGCGCTCGAGATCTACAATGGCACTGGCGCGGCAATCAACCTGTTGGCTGGTGGTTATAACATCCAGGTGTACTTCAATGGTTCTTCGGCAGCAGGATTGACGATCAACCTGACAGGCACAGTTGCAAATAGTGATGTGTATGTTATCGCCCAGTCCGCTGCCACTCCAACAATTCTTGCCCAAGCCGACCAGACCAATGGATCTGGCTGGTTCAATGGCGATGATGCAGTTGTACTTCGCAAAGGCACAACGGTCATTGATGTGATTGGTCAAATCGGATTTGACCCCGGTACTGAATGGGGTTCGGGACTTATCAGTACAGCCGATAACACCCTGCGCCGTAAAACGGAGGTCTGCGCCGGCGACCCGGACGGGTCAAATGCCTTCGACCCCGCTGCGGAATGGGATGGATTCGCCACCGATGCAGTTGATGGATTGGGGAGTCATATTGCGAATTGCGACGACCCCCAACCCACGGTGATCAACGAGGTGTTGGCGAGCACCACTGGGACAGATGTGGAATATGTTGAACTCTATGGTGAGCCTGGCGCATCACTGGCAGGCTTGAGCCTGATCTATATAGAGAGCAACAATGGCACGTCCCTTGGCAACATTGACTTCCGCTATGATTTTGCACTCACTGACACCATCGGGGTCAACAGTTTCTTCTTGATCGGCACAACATCGAGCCTGCAATCGGTCTACGGTGTAACACCAAACATTAACATTGCCACTAACAGTCTGGAGAATAGTAGCGCAACTGTGGCATTGGTTGATACAGCCAGCCTGAGCGGTATCAGTGTAAATGGCAGCGAGATCGTGCTTGATAGCGTTGGCATCACTGACGCGACTGCCAGTACCTTCTTCTTTGGCGCCCCGGTGGTCGGCCCCGATGGAAGTTTCTTTCCTGCTGGTATCCGTCGTCTTACAGACGGCGTGGATACCGACACCGCAGCCGACTGGGTGATCAGTGACTTCAACCTCGGATCAGCAAACACGCCCACAGCCGGTGCATCTGCCGACCTTGCCCCGACAGTGACTGAAACGAATCCTGCTGCTGGCACCACCAACGTGCCGGTGGGCAGCAATGTCAGCGTGACATTCAGCGAGAGTGTGGATGTGGCTGCTGGAGCAATCGGTGTTGAGTGCCCGGCTGGTACTCAGGTCGCTAGCAACAGTGCCACTAATGACGTCACGAATGTGATAATCGACCCGTCCAGCGATTTGCCCTCAAACACCACTTGCGTGATTGTAATCAATGCAAATGGTGTGACCGATAATGACGGCACGCCCAATTCCTTGACGGGCACTACCAGTTTTAGCTTCACTACTGGTGCTGGCATTGCGATTACGCCAATCCATATCATCCAAGGCAGCGGCAGCACCGCCGCTGCTGGCACCTTCACGGTTGAGGCAATCGTAGTGGGCGATTACCAAACTCAGGGCAGCGGTCAGATGCGCGGTTTCTTCATCCAGGAAGAGGATGCCGACACCGATGCCGACCCAGCCACTTCGGAAGGCATCTTTGTCTTCTGCAGCAATTGCCCCACACCGGTTAGTGTCGGTGATAAGGTACGGGTCACCGGCGCCTCCAGCGAATTCTTTGGGATGAGCCAGCTCACGGCTTCCACCGCAGCCAGTGTCAACGTGATCAGCCCGGGCAACCCGTTGCCCACCCCAGCCAGCGTCCAACTGCCTGTGCCCGGTGTGCCCAGCGATGACATCACTCTCGCCACAGCCGCCATCAATGCCTACTTCGAGGCGTTTGAGGGGATGCTAGTGACCTTCCCAGACGTCCTCTCGGTCAGTGAATACTTTGAACTGGCTCGCTACGGCCAGGTGATCCTCACCGAAGGCGGACGCCCGCACACATTCACCGCAGTCAACATGCCCAGTGTGCTTGGCTTGATCAATCATGAGATCGATCTGGCAAGCCGTACGATCATCCTCGACGATACCGATAACCGCCAGAACCGCCCTGTGGATGTTCCGAACACAGCCTACTACCACCCCGTGCCGGGACTCAGCATAAGCAACTACTTCCGCGGCGGCGACACGATTACGGACCTCACCGGCGTGCTCCACTGGTCGTTTGCCGGTCAGACCGGCACGGACGCCTGGCGCATTCGCCCGGTGACAGAAGCCTATAACTATGCCTTCACCCCGGTCAACCTGCGCCCGGATGTACCTAATGTCGATGGTAACCTAAAAGTTGCCAGTTTCAATGTCCTTAACTACTTCTTGACCATCGATACCAGTGACATCTGCGCCCCAACCCAGAATCAGGACTGTCGAGGTGCCGATAGCACCCAGGAACTGGAACGCCAACGCACCAAACTGCTGGCAGCCTTGTCTGCTCTGGACGCCGATGTGGTTGGCTTGATGGAGATGGAAAACACTCCTGGTGTCGAACCGCTGGCTGATATTGTGGCCGGCCTACCGGGATATGCCTACATCGATACTGGCGTGGTCGGTACCGATGCCATCCGCGTTGGGATCATTTACAAGACATCCACTGTTCAGCCGTTCGGTCCGTACGCCATCCTTGATAGCAGCGTTGATCCGAATTTCATTGATACCCGAAACCGCCCGGCGCTGGCTCAGACATTTGAGGAAACCGCCACTGGCGCGCGTTTCACTGTGGTCGTCAACCATCTGAAGAGCAAAGGTTCGGGCTGTGGCGCCGGTGATGACGATACCACCACCGGTCAAGGCAATTGCAATGGCACACGCACACTGGCGGCTCAAGCCCTGGCAGACTGGCTTGCCACCGACCCGACCGGCAGCGGTGACCCCGACGTACTGATCATCGGTGACCTGAATTCCTATGCCAGGGAAGACCCGATCGTCGCTCTGCAAAATGCCGGATATACCGATTTAGTGGCGGCCTTCGGTGGTCCCAGCGCCTACGGTTACGTATTCGACGGCCAGCTTGGCTACCTCGACCACGCTCTCGCCAATTCCAACCTGAGTTCTCAAATCATTGGTCTGGCGGAGTGGCACATCAACGCCGACGAGATTCCGCTCTTCGATTATAACGATGACGAACGGACTGCCAACGAAGCCACATTCGAAGAAGAGTCTGATAGGCTTCCGCTCTACGAACCCAACGCGGTCCGCACCTCTGATCACGACCCGGTGGTGGTTGGCTTATGCCTGGCTCCGATGGCAACCGTCAGCGCCACACCATCGGTCTTGTGGCCTGCCAACCACAAATACGTGGACGTGAACGCCACGGTTCTCGCCTCAGGCAATACGACTTCGATCACGCTGCTCTCTGTCACGTCCAATGAACCCGATGACGGCGACGATGATGGCAACACCGTGGACGATATCGTCATCGTGGAAGACTTTAATTTTAAACTGCGCGCCGAACGTTCGGGCTTGGGAACGGGCCGCATCTACACCATCACCTACCTGGTGACCAACACCTGTGGCACGACGACAACCGCCACAACAACAGTAACAGTGCCACTTAACCAGGGCAATTAG
- a CDS encoding ABC transporter ATP-binding protein: MIRVENLTFTYTGTTKPAIKDISFNVQPGEIFGFLGPSGAGKSTTQKILFRLLQGFQGSVSVFDRDLREWGYEYFEQVGVSFELPNHYSKLTARENLRYFGALYQGSVAKPEELLEKVGLLDDADMLVSQYSKGMKNRLSVARSLVNKPKLLFLDEPTAGLDPVNARKIKDLIKAQKDAGKTVFLTTHDMHIADELCDRVAFIVDGKLSLIDSPRELKLRYGKADVRVEFGLNGVHEQRDFALAGLADNTGFLKLLREGSVRTLHTQEATLENIFIQMTGRRLE, encoded by the coding sequence ATGATCCGCGTTGAGAATCTTACTTTTACATATACTGGCACGACCAAGCCCGCCATCAAGGACATCAGTTTCAACGTCCAGCCCGGCGAGATCTTCGGCTTTCTCGGACCAAGCGGTGCGGGCAAATCGACCACGCAGAAGATTTTATTTCGGCTCCTGCAAGGCTTTCAAGGGTCGGTCAGCGTGTTCGACCGCGACCTGCGCGAGTGGGGTTATGAATATTTCGAACAGGTCGGTGTAAGTTTTGAATTGCCCAACCATTACAGCAAATTGACCGCGCGCGAGAACCTGCGTTACTTCGGCGCGCTGTATCAGGGATCGGTGGCAAAGCCCGAAGAATTGCTCGAAAAGGTCGGCTTGCTGGACGATGCCGATATGCTCGTCTCGCAATATTCCAAAGGGATGAAGAACCGCCTGAGCGTGGCGCGTTCGCTGGTGAACAAGCCCAAACTGCTCTTCTTGGACGAACCGACCGCGGGGCTTGACCCCGTCAACGCCCGCAAGATCAAGGACCTGATCAAAGCCCAAAAGGACGCGGGCAAGACGGTCTTTCTCACCACGCACGATATGCACATCGCCGATGAACTGTGCGACCGCGTCGCATTTATCGTAGATGGCAAACTCAGCCTGATCGATTCGCCGCGTGAATTGAAATTGCGCTACGGCAAAGCCGACGTGCGCGTGGAATTCGGCTTGAACGGGGTACATGAACAACGTGATTTCGCACTGGCGGGTCTCGCAGATAATACCGGGTTCTTGAAATTGCTTCGTGAAGGCAGCGTCCGCACCCTGCACACGCAGGAAGCAACACTGGAAAACATCTTCATCCAGATGACGGGACGGAGGCTCGAATGA
- a CDS encoding ABC transporter permease, producing MTRLLSLARWDVSLQFRNGFYYVSAFTAVVMIVLLKQFDVTDFGYWWPAIITGNLTINSFYFMAGIVLLEKGEGTLEAQIVTPLRPWEILGSKVLTLGLLSLFETLTMIVIIQGVNFNWLLLVTGIVFYIAMLSLYGFIVVARYDSISDFLLPSAVWTMGFSLPLLYYFDIWRSWVMFLHPLQAIIILLQSAFASVPAWQIVYGIAYSILWTGIVLWLSLRTFHRFVVAKEGARKK from the coding sequence ATGACGCGCCTGCTCTCCCTCGCCCGCTGGGATGTGAGTCTGCAATTCCGTAACGGTTTCTATTATGTGTCGGCGTTCACCGCGGTCGTTATGATCGTCCTGCTCAAACAATTCGATGTCACCGACTTTGGTTACTGGTGGCCCGCCATCATCACGGGCAACCTGACGATCAATTCCTTCTATTTCATGGCGGGCATTGTCCTGCTTGAAAAAGGCGAAGGCACGCTTGAGGCACAGATCGTCACGCCCTTGCGCCCGTGGGAGATCCTCGGCTCGAAGGTGCTGACTCTCGGTCTGCTCTCGCTGTTCGAGACGCTCACCATGATCGTCATCATCCAAGGCGTGAATTTCAACTGGCTTCTGCTGGTGACGGGCATCGTGTTCTACATTGCGATGCTTTCGCTGTACGGCTTCATCGTCGTCGCCCGTTACGACTCGATCAGTGATTTCCTCCTGCCCTCCGCCGTGTGGACGATGGGCTTTTCCCTGCCGCTGTTGTATTACTTCGACATCTGGCGCAGTTGGGTGATGTTTCTGCATCCGTTACAAGCGATCATCATCCTGCTTCAATCGGCGTTCGCGTCCGTGCCTGCCTGGCAGATCGTTTACGGAATCGCTTATTCGATCTTATGGACAGGCATCGTTCTATGGCTCAGCCTGCGCACGTTCCACCGCTTCGTGGTGGCAAAAGAAGGAGCGCGTAAAAAATGA
- a CDS encoding DUF3597 domain-containing protein, protein MGFFSKILEKLGIKKDKGAAASKGAATPSASSGAGAKPAVMGKGERDDMAAATRAPISEVDVVKQLEQLSAGKDLNWKVSIVDLLKLLDIDSSREARNELATELGCPAELMSDSAKMNTWLHKEVLRKIAANGGNIPKELLD, encoded by the coding sequence ATGGGATTCTTCAGTAAAATTCTCGAAAAACTTGGCATCAAAAAGGATAAGGGTGCTGCCGCATCCAAGGGGGCTGCCACTCCTTCCGCATCCAGCGGCGCGGGTGCAAAACCCGCGGTCATGGGCAAGGGTGAGAGGGATGACATGGCTGCCGCCACTCGGGCGCCTATTTCAGAGGTGGACGTGGTCAAACAACTGGAGCAGCTTTCCGCCGGGAAAGACCTGAACTGGAAAGTCTCCATTGTGGACCTGCTGAAGCTGCTCGATATCGACAGCAGCCGCGAGGCACGCAATGAATTGGCGACCGAACTTGGCTGTCCCGCTGAACTGATGAGCGACTCGGCAAAGATGAACACCTGGCTTCACAAGGAAGTTTTAAGGAAGATCGCTGCGAACGGCGGCAATATTCCGAAGGAACTTTTGGACTAG
- a CDS encoding TetR/AcrR family transcriptional regulator, producing the protein MPKQTFFNLPDEKRNTIINAAINEFAEYGLENASTNRIVANSGISKGSFYQYFEDKQDVFMYLLTVLEQEKVEYFKGKHPPSMNMDTFGYFRWMIKEGMAFNSAYPSLVQAISRVMFGEGLYYQNFNHVRERSTQGLRAMIMQAIQNSEVDPSVDVELAIMIMETWSNAISSYIMNEGVKQKDIMKWVRSAKTQERIDKMLYVMEYGLRKTESEFTTAA; encoded by the coding sequence ATGCCAAAACAAACGTTTTTCAACCTTCCCGACGAGAAACGCAATACGATCATCAATGCCGCCATTAACGAGTTTGCAGAATATGGTTTGGAGAACGCCTCCACAAACCGCATTGTGGCAAACAGCGGCATCTCGAAGGGGAGTTTCTACCAATACTTTGAGGATAAACAGGATGTTTTCATGTATTTGCTCACTGTGCTGGAGCAGGAAAAGGTGGAATACTTCAAGGGGAAGCATCCGCCGAGTATGAATATGGATACTTTTGGGTATTTTCGATGGATGATCAAGGAAGGCATGGCGTTCAATTCCGCTTATCCGAGTTTGGTGCAAGCTATCAGCCGCGTGATGTTCGGCGAGGGCTTGTATTACCAAAACTTCAATCATGTCCGTGAGCGTTCCACGCAGGGGTTGCGGGCGATGATCATGCAAGCCATCCAGAACAGCGAAGTGGATCCCAGCGTGGATGTGGAACTTGCGATCATGATCATGGAGACGTGGAGCAATGCCATCAGCTCCTACATTATGAACGAAGGTGTGAAGCAGAAGGACATCATGAAGTGGGTGCGCTCCGCGAAAACGCAGGAAAGAATCGACAAAATGCTGTATGTGATGGAGTATGGTCTGCGTAAGACCGAATCAGAGTTCACAACCGCGGCATAG
- a CDS encoding FtsX-like permease family protein, whose amino-acid sequence MNLFLRLAWRNVWRQRRRTFLIAIGMGITMSLLVFYDGLIGGFEQAIYGNAIQLLGGNIQVHAPGYGEKAGRKPLLPLADPDAVVNAAEAHPDVVVASKRIVTGGMVTNREGAFAVSIIGVEVEKESRITPVSETITEGRYLNADDGDMIVIGQGLATAMDVKVGDRITLVGNSKNEQSRQRTMTVVGIYDVGVPSVEKGMIYMSLAEAQQLYGLNGQATEVVVSLKQIGQEASVITAINKTVPGYEVESWETGIPDLKQTMDMKTGVMGVFGVFMIGIVAIGILNLLMMAVFERTREIGIVGALGLKPREITILFLLEGILIGLMGAVLGAVLGTVFNGIFSVVGFDYSQFADLTEYTALISGSIYTQLVPMKVLQHALTVAIISALAALYPAIEASRREPAEALHYV is encoded by the coding sequence ATGAATTTATTTCTGCGCCTTGCATGGCGCAACGTGTGGAGACAACGCCGCAGAACATTCCTGATCGCCATCGGTATGGGCATCACCATGTCTCTGCTGGTGTTCTACGATGGATTGATCGGCGGTTTCGAGCAGGCGATCTATGGAAATGCCATCCAGTTATTGGGCGGCAATATACAGGTCCATGCGCCGGGGTACGGTGAAAAAGCCGGGCGGAAACCCCTGCTCCCGCTGGCCGACCCAGATGCCGTTGTGAATGCGGCGGAAGCGCATCCCGATGTTGTGGTGGCTTCGAAGCGCATCGTCACCGGCGGAATGGTGACCAACCGCGAAGGTGCGTTTGCGGTCTCGATCATCGGCGTGGAAGTGGAGAAGGAATCCAGGATCACGCCTGTGTCGGAAACGATCACAGAGGGACGCTATCTCAACGCGGATGACGGCGATATGATCGTCATTGGGCAGGGATTGGCAACTGCGATGGACGTGAAAGTGGGTGACCGCATCACACTGGTCGGCAACTCGAAGAACGAACAATCGCGTCAACGCACCATGACGGTTGTCGGCATCTACGATGTGGGTGTACCGTCGGTGGAAAAAGGCATGATCTACATGTCGCTTGCGGAAGCACAACAACTGTACGGTTTAAACGGGCAGGCGACCGAAGTGGTCGTTTCGCTGAAACAGATCGGTCAGGAAGCAAGCGTGATCACCGCCATCAATAAGACTGTGCCTGGGTATGAAGTGGAAAGCTGGGAGACGGGCATCCCCGACCTGAAACAGACGATGGATATGAAAACCGGCGTGATGGGTGTGTTCGGTGTGTTCATGATCGGCATTGTCGCCATCGGAATTCTCAACCTGTTGATGATGGCGGTCTTTGAACGCACACGTGAGATTGGCATTGTTGGCGCGCTGGGTCTCAAACCGCGCGAGATTACCATCCTGTTCCTCCTGGAAGGAATCCTGATCGGTTTGATGGGTGCCGTCCTGGGTGCGGTGTTGGGGACGGTTTTCAATGGCATCTTTAGCGTGGTCGGCTTTGATTACAGCCAGTTCGCCGACTTGACCGAATATACCGCGTTGATCAGTGGAAGCATCTATACTCAACTCGTCCCGATGAAGGTGCTTCAACACGCGCTGACGGTTGCGATCATTTCTGCGCTGGCAGCGTTGTACCCGGCAATTGAAGCGTCACGCCGTGAACCGGCTGAGGCACTGCATTACGTGTAG